One genomic window of Methanosarcina acetivorans C2A includes the following:
- a CDS encoding NAD(P)/FAD-dependent oxidoreductase — MKYDVVVVGAGPVGSTAARYAAMNGAKVLLLEEHSSIGSPVGCTGLLSTRAVEECELRPSDEFVFNSVRGAFVHAPDGQCLPIDGKKTKAYVISRKNFDRTLAVMAVEEGVELSLKTRAVGLEKENFDAETGTKRNGNGKENGNKKNSPVKLKVLRNGKPETISTSVVIGADGVKSRIASHAGLGKPARILPGIQIEAPYTSDDSDFVELFPGSSAPGFFAWTVPLNEKVSRIGLALDSGLAGKSGPGGSSPLFYLEKLLCSNPHIKARYSDGMLDFVVGGIPVGPQGRTFSDGILLAGDAAGQAKPTSAGGVYTGAFAAKIAGKIAAEAALEGDNSARRLSEYDRLWRKGLEKELEIGMKIHDYMGKLEDNQLNELIGSLNTPSILNTITEYGDMDHPSVLVRKLMFSGNSLRLVKAFGTFLKTLF; from the coding sequence ATGAAGTATGATGTTGTTGTGGTAGGAGCCGGACCTGTGGGCTCAACAGCCGCCCGCTATGCAGCAATGAATGGGGCAAAGGTCCTCCTGCTCGAAGAGCACTCCTCAATAGGGTCTCCTGTAGGTTGTACAGGGCTTCTGAGCACAAGAGCCGTGGAAGAGTGCGAACTCAGGCCCTCGGACGAATTCGTGTTCAACTCCGTGCGCGGGGCTTTTGTGCATGCACCTGACGGGCAGTGCCTGCCTATTGATGGAAAGAAGACAAAGGCGTACGTTATTTCCCGGAAAAACTTTGACCGTACCCTTGCAGTAATGGCTGTGGAAGAAGGCGTTGAGCTATCCCTGAAAACAAGGGCCGTAGGGCTCGAGAAAGAGAATTTTGATGCCGAAACCGGGACAAAAAGAAATGGAAATGGAAAAGAAAACGGAAACAAAAAGAATTCCCCTGTAAAGCTCAAAGTACTCAGGAACGGAAAGCCCGAAACCATATCCACGTCCGTAGTTATCGGGGCAGACGGGGTAAAAAGCCGGATAGCCAGTCATGCAGGCCTTGGAAAGCCTGCGCGCATACTCCCCGGAATTCAGATAGAAGCCCCATATACCTCGGATGACAGCGATTTTGTAGAACTGTTTCCCGGCTCTTCAGCCCCCGGTTTCTTTGCCTGGACCGTCCCTCTTAACGAAAAAGTCTCTCGAATCGGGCTTGCACTTGATTCGGGACTTGCCGGCAAAAGCGGGCCTGGAGGAAGCTCTCCGCTTTTCTATCTTGAAAAACTCCTCTGTTCAAACCCGCACATAAAAGCAAGGTATTCGGACGGTATGCTTGATTTCGTGGTTGGAGGGATTCCCGTTGGTCCCCAGGGAAGAACCTTTTCTGACGGAATACTGCTTGCAGGAGATGCCGCAGGGCAAGCTAAACCCACGTCCGCAGGCGGGGTATATACAGGAGCTTTTGCAGCAAAAATTGCCGGAAAAATTGCAGCTGAAGCAGCCCTTGAGGGAGACAACTCTGCCCGAAGGCTCTCAGAATACGACCGGCTCTGGCGGAAGGGCCTTGAAAAAGAGCTCGAAATAGGCATGAAAATCCATGATTACATGGGAAAGCTGGAAGACAACCAGTTGAACGAACTCATAGGCTCGTTAAATACCCCCTCCATTCTGAATACGATCACGGAGTATGGGGACATGGACCACCCCTCCGTTCTTGTGAGGAAGCTGATGTTTTCAGGAAACTCCCTCAGGCTCGTGAAAGCCTTCGGGACATTTTTAAAGACGCTTTTTTAA
- a CDS encoding DEAD/DEAH box helicase, giving the protein MTISNEAVADMETVELEPLREDKKKIFEDILKYFETHQRGYIKVPTGWGKTFLSKHIMKKYYDDGKLVLFLVSKNNPLLSQTYYDRKKNQPLFPNSALLSSEHKEDRKELAKTLKALGKGKGKGFVLFASLQTVLGKQGAEIKNLILEHTDLAIVDEIHNFINNRGNDFLNELGERTKILGMTATPFQGVVGNVKFVDEIAGDMREVYAKTLPECILDEELAPLKYTIAESSEDIFEIFDFEKGLDELDKQDLFLDCSTADKLKKVVRRTQLAKDVYDSMVKRKNAKTLVFCAPVRKRVYGAGADREEINAFHAKLTASVFNGEISASKLGKDSDPVLPLDFDNYTPDGKFRDAAFITSELPKDEQSALLAAFRDTKKPPYVLCTVGMLIEGFDFPGLETLILLRPTLSMRLFEQQVGRVTRLSPVSGKGKGHIFEISDSIDSLYQRFGEGVFNGEKVDQVQMLQPEIRLEELFSEGDAALAIEEGKIEISKVDLSNLKKGRGKGRGRKNAQAVEVPVRLPPTALRAKYFSRLLAITEEKDVGAFEREKRELMRGALRFRVRELRDAEELSTLCDQVNKLKREAYEDRRLGDVSRQHKPKVFGEVEWLLKLQALNSLKYAGDRISMPEKNKILKTLGFEPDMRKIDSHRLKCLKIGSAQKTIPDLVKVLGFVSRLSSSETYQFLDKKKKDQWKREFLPAVYWGFCFIDASPELKELFESTEWDRRVKNIIRQK; this is encoded by the coding sequence ATGACAATTTCAAATGAAGCCGTAGCCGATATGGAAACCGTCGAGCTCGAGCCCTTGAGGGAAGATAAGAAGAAAATCTTTGAAGATATACTGAAGTATTTTGAAACCCATCAGAGAGGCTACATCAAGGTTCCTACGGGCTGGGGCAAGACTTTTCTTTCGAAGCATATAATGAAAAAATATTATGATGACGGAAAACTCGTGCTTTTCCTGGTCTCTAAAAATAACCCTCTTCTTAGTCAGACATATTATGACAGGAAGAAAAACCAGCCTCTTTTTCCCAATAGCGCTCTTCTCTCTTCTGAACATAAAGAAGATAGAAAAGAGCTTGCTAAAACGTTGAAAGCCCTTGGAAAGGGAAAAGGAAAAGGTTTTGTGCTTTTTGCTTCCTTGCAGACAGTGCTTGGAAAGCAGGGAGCTGAAATCAAAAACCTGATTCTTGAACATACCGACCTTGCAATCGTGGACGAGATCCATAATTTCATCAACAACAGGGGAAACGATTTCCTCAATGAGTTAGGAGAGCGGACAAAAATCCTGGGCATGACTGCAACTCCGTTCCAGGGCGTGGTCGGAAATGTCAAATTCGTGGACGAGATCGCCGGGGATATGCGCGAGGTTTACGCAAAGACATTGCCTGAGTGTATCCTGGACGAAGAACTCGCCCCCCTTAAGTATACGATTGCCGAAAGTTCGGAAGATATCTTTGAGATCTTTGACTTTGAAAAAGGGCTGGACGAACTTGATAAGCAGGACCTTTTCCTTGACTGCAGCACCGCAGATAAGTTAAAAAAAGTAGTCCGCAGAACCCAGCTCGCAAAAGATGTCTACGATTCGATGGTAAAGCGGAAGAATGCAAAGACCCTCGTCTTCTGCGCCCCTGTCCGGAAGCGTGTCTACGGAGCCGGAGCCGATAGAGAGGAAATTAACGCTTTCCATGCCAAACTTACAGCCTCGGTTTTCAACGGGGAAATCTCTGCTTCGAAGCTGGGAAAAGACTCTGACCCTGTTTTACCCCTCGATTTTGACAATTACACTCCAGATGGGAAGTTCAGAGATGCTGCTTTCATAACCTCCGAACTGCCCAAGGACGAACAGAGTGCTCTGCTTGCAGCATTCAGGGACACAAAAAAGCCGCCCTATGTTCTGTGCACGGTCGGGATGCTGATCGAAGGCTTCGACTTTCCGGGCCTTGAGACCCTCATCCTGCTGCGCCCGACCCTAAGCATGCGGCTCTTTGAACAGCAGGTGGGAAGGGTTACAAGGCTTTCTCCGGTTTCCGGGAAGGGGAAGGGACACATCTTTGAGATCTCGGACAGCATCGATTCCCTCTATCAGCGTTTCGGAGAAGGGGTTTTCAACGGGGAAAAGGTTGATCAGGTGCAGATGCTCCAGCCTGAAATCCGCCTCGAAGAACTTTTCTCCGAGGGAGACGCAGCCCTGGCAATTGAGGAAGGAAAAATCGAAATCAGCAAGGTAGACCTCAGCAATTTAAAGAAAGGAAGGGGGAAAGGAAGGGGAAGAAAGAATGCACAGGCAGTAGAAGTTCCTGTCCGACTCCCCCCAACCGCCCTCAGGGCAAAATATTTCTCGCGTCTTCTTGCCATCACTGAGGAAAAGGACGTCGGCGCCTTTGAACGGGAAAAACGGGAGCTTATGAGGGGAGCCCTGAGATTCAGGGTCCGGGAACTGAGAGATGCCGAAGAGCTCTCCACACTCTGTGACCAGGTAAATAAACTCAAGAGGGAAGCTTACGAAGACCGCAGGCTAGGAGATGTTTCAAGGCAGCACAAGCCCAAGGTCTTCGGAGAGGTCGAATGGCTCCTTAAACTTCAGGCCCTAAATTCCCTAAAGTATGCCGGAGATCGAATCTCTATGCCCGAGAAAAACAAAATTTTAAAAACTCTGGGATTTGAACCTGATATGAGGAAGATAGATAGCCACAGGCTTAAATGCTTGAAAATAGGTTCTGCCCAGAAGACCATCCCCGACCTCGTTAAGGTTCTCGGCTTTGTAAGCCGCCTCTCATCTTCCGAAACCTACCAGTTCCTTGACAAAAAGAAAAAAGATCAATGGAAAAGAGAGTTTCTCCCTGCGGTCTACTGGGGCTTCTGCTTTATTGACGCTTCCCCGGAACTGAAGGAGCTTTTCGAATCCACGGAATGGGACAGGCGGGTCAAAAATATAATCCGACAAAAATAA
- a CDS encoding AI-2E family transporter translates to MRFNYPPDGVSQLIASRWKIGVALALAVLLFFAFLVLLPLADGIVLGIVFAYIARPIQVKFGKYRKIGALIASLFIFIPIVFIVGAGVVEILNQISWIFENQTSVMSGILDFIHGLEIPSTYVERINNAIWNLFTSLLPAVGSVGLISYAQSIGLFVINFIVSIFFCYFLLADGDRLYCAFIGMIPSDYQNIVNRYASHLDLILKGVFIGNAYSALIVSVTSVFVFRAFGFSHVLALATLVFIASVIPLFAGYMVLVPMALFRYFEQGFQSAALFFVVSSLVIYGPPELILRPFLTSLKSKIHPMLLMLAFLGGAFVGGIAGFFAAPILLGALVAAYRVYQEQIHPELVAQADVYLKDPAKACRTDEKNSFQ, encoded by the coding sequence ATGCGATTTAATTACCCACCTGACGGAGTAAGCCAGCTTATTGCCAGCCGCTGGAAAATCGGCGTAGCTCTTGCATTAGCTGTGCTTCTATTCTTTGCTTTCCTTGTCCTGCTGCCCCTGGCAGACGGAATCGTGCTCGGAATAGTCTTTGCTTATATTGCCAGGCCTATCCAAGTGAAATTTGGAAAATACAGGAAAATTGGAGCTCTGATAGCCAGCCTTTTTATTTTTATCCCCATAGTATTCATTGTAGGAGCCGGAGTTGTTGAGATCCTGAACCAGATCTCCTGGATTTTTGAAAACCAGACTTCAGTAATGAGCGGGATTTTAGATTTTATACATGGACTGGAAATTCCTTCTACTTACGTTGAAAGAATAAATAATGCTATATGGAACCTTTTTACCTCCCTGCTCCCTGCAGTAGGGAGTGTAGGCTTGATCTCATATGCCCAGAGCATAGGCCTTTTTGTTATTAATTTCATAGTTTCGATTTTCTTCTGTTATTTCCTGCTTGCCGATGGGGACAGGCTTTACTGTGCTTTTATTGGCATGATACCTTCAGATTATCAGAACATTGTGAACCGTTATGCTTCTCATCTGGACCTTATCCTGAAGGGAGTTTTCATAGGCAACGCCTACTCTGCCCTCATAGTGAGCGTGACTTCGGTTTTCGTTTTTCGTGCTTTCGGATTTTCCCATGTCCTGGCTCTTGCGACCCTAGTCTTCATAGCATCGGTAATCCCTCTTTTTGCCGGGTATATGGTACTCGTTCCCATGGCCTTGTTCCGTTATTTCGAACAGGGATTTCAAAGTGCAGCACTTTTTTTTGTGGTCTCGTCCCTTGTAATTTACGGACCTCCCGAACTGATCCTCAGGCCTTTCCTGACCAGCCTGAAGTCAAAGATCCACCCGATGCTCCTCATGCTCGCCTTCCTGGGAGGGGCTTTTGTGGGAGGAATTGCAGGTTTTTTTGCAGCCCCCATTCTGCTGGGAGCCCTCGTTGCAGCTTATAGGGTTTATCAGGAGCAGATCCATCCCGAACTGGTAGCTCAGGCTGACGTCTACCTCAAAGATCCGGCAAAAGCCTGCAGGACTGATGAGAAAAATAGCTTTCAATGA
- a CDS encoding threonine--tRNA ligase, producing MQLLLIHSDYIEYETKKQTPVAEKIEESLKSGRLEEALTAFTAVESVDEANPEEAIEKAVSEIEKVAAQVKTNRIMLYPYAHLSSDLSSPKVAVQVLKGIEAALSGKYEVKRAPFGWYKAFTVSCKGHPLSELSRSIHPEGTAKAAVKPEAAGEKEEVVSEALKAEGTARSYWRILTPDGELHEVETFDLTPYPKLQQFVNYEISKSRAVERAPPHVELMRRLELADYEPGSDSGNMRYYPKGRLVKSLLENYVLDVATEFGAMEVETPLMYDMNHPTLKKYLDRFPARQYSIESDKRQMFLRFAACFGQFLMNHDMTISYKNLPLRMIEMTRYSFRKEQRGELVGLRRLRAFTMPDMHTLCEDMNQAVSQFKEQYDLCIDVLENVGIHIDDYEVAIRFTRDFYESNKELVVNMAKTVNKPVLVEMWDTRFFYFVLKFEFNFVDALAKASALSTVQIDVENAERYDISYVNADGKLERPIVLHCSPSGAIERCIYALLEKAAMETEEGKVPMLPVWLSPTQVRIVPISEKHLAFAEEVSKKLDCRVDIDDRDLSIGKKVREAGREWVPYVVVIGDKEMEEGTINVTVRAESEQNKPSKVQITPEELNARIRGEIAGKPYRKLPLAKYLSARPKFF from the coding sequence ATGCAGTTATTGCTCATTCACTCTGATTATATTGAATACGAAACCAAAAAACAAACTCCAGTTGCTGAAAAAATAGAAGAGTCCTTAAAGTCAGGCAGGCTAGAAGAAGCCCTCACCGCTTTTACGGCTGTGGAAAGCGTGGACGAAGCCAACCCGGAAGAAGCCATAGAAAAAGCTGTTTCTGAAATCGAAAAGGTTGCAGCCCAGGTCAAAACAAACCGCATAATGCTTTATCCCTACGCTCACCTGAGTTCTGACCTCTCCTCTCCGAAAGTTGCAGTACAGGTCTTAAAAGGCATTGAAGCAGCTCTTTCTGGCAAATACGAGGTCAAAAGAGCTCCGTTTGGCTGGTACAAAGCTTTTACCGTGAGCTGCAAGGGCCATCCCCTTTCCGAACTTTCCCGGAGCATCCACCCCGAGGGTACGGCAAAAGCGGCAGTCAAACCTGAGGCAGCCGGAGAAAAAGAAGAAGTCGTTTCCGAAGCCCTGAAGGCCGAAGGTACTGCCAGGTCTTACTGGCGCATCCTTACCCCGGACGGGGAACTCCACGAAGTTGAGACCTTTGACCTCACCCCCTACCCCAAACTTCAGCAGTTTGTAAATTATGAAATCTCCAAGAGCAGGGCGGTTGAACGAGCCCCTCCCCATGTTGAGCTCATGCGGAGACTTGAACTTGCAGACTACGAGCCAGGGTCCGACTCGGGGAACATGCGCTATTACCCCAAGGGAAGGCTTGTTAAGTCTCTTCTTGAAAACTACGTGCTTGATGTCGCAACCGAGTTCGGGGCAATGGAAGTCGAAACTCCCCTGATGTACGACATGAACCACCCGACCCTCAAGAAATACCTTGATAGGTTCCCTGCAAGGCAGTATTCTATCGAATCGGACAAACGGCAGATGTTCCTTCGCTTTGCAGCCTGTTTCGGGCAGTTCCTTATGAACCATGACATGACGATCTCCTACAAGAATCTGCCTCTCAGGATGATCGAAATGACCCGTTACAGTTTCAGAAAAGAACAGCGAGGGGAACTTGTAGGCTTGAGGAGACTCAGGGCTTTTACCATGCCGGATATGCACACCCTTTGCGAGGACATGAACCAGGCTGTAAGCCAGTTCAAGGAACAGTACGACCTCTGCATCGATGTGCTTGAAAACGTGGGAATTCATATTGACGATTATGAGGTTGCCATCCGTTTCACCAGGGACTTTTACGAGTCGAATAAAGAGCTTGTAGTCAACATGGCAAAAACCGTAAACAAGCCCGTGCTTGTGGAGATGTGGGACACTCGCTTTTTCTACTTCGTACTCAAATTCGAGTTTAACTTCGTAGATGCCCTTGCCAAGGCAAGCGCCCTTTCCACGGTCCAGATCGATGTGGAAAATGCCGAAAGGTACGATATCTCCTATGTGAACGCTGATGGCAAACTGGAAAGGCCGATCGTTCTCCACTGCTCGCCGAGCGGGGCAATCGAACGTTGTATCTATGCCCTTCTTGAAAAAGCTGCAATGGAAACCGAAGAAGGAAAAGTCCCTATGCTGCCTGTCTGGCTTTCACCTACCCAGGTCCGGATTGTGCCGATTTCCGAAAAACACCTTGCTTTTGCCGAAGAGGTTTCAAAGAAACTGGATTGCAGGGTCGATATCGACGACCGCGACCTGTCCATAGGAAAGAAGGTAAGGGAAGCGGGCAGGGAATGGGTGCCGTATGTCGTGGTTATCGGAGATAAGGAAATGGAGGAAGGTACGATTAATGTAACCGTCCGGGCTGAGTCCGAACAGAATAAGCCTTCAAAAGTACAGATAACTCCTGAAGAACTCAATGCGCGCATCAGAGGCGAAATAGCTGGCAAACCTTACAGAAAACTGCCCCTTGCAAAGTATCTTTCCGCAAGGCCAAAATTCTTCTAA
- a CDS encoding phosphotransferase enzyme family protein, with the protein MLKLKYLFFNKNLAVDGIRRWKTEMNNVEELLPYFRISSNAIYPFLNNDKICFLRLAPVEEKIKDNEYGEIEFIQYLREHNFSALTPLPSLNGQLIEIIKTEWGTYFASVFERVEGVPIEDTDLNDNIIFVYGKTLGTLHRLASDFRPSVKKWTYEDVLEWIEKELGLYGAQTAAMNEYIEVKNLLETLPKNKKNFGLVHYDFEPDNIFYDVETETCNVIDFEDGIYHWFALDIEQVFDSLAEFMDEERVAVARKMFLNGYCTEFEISSDMLALLPVFRRFIDLYSYTRIMHSTSEILDNEPDWLNKIKEKLNWKKNSILAKWS; encoded by the coding sequence ATGTTAAAATTAAAATATTTATTTTTTAATAAGAATCTGGCAGTGGACGGAATTAGAAGATGGAAAACTGAGATGAACAATGTAGAGGAATTACTCCCATATTTTAGGATTTCATCGAATGCAATCTATCCCTTTCTGAATAATGATAAGATTTGCTTCCTGCGTTTGGCACCTGTTGAAGAAAAAATAAAAGATAATGAATATGGAGAAATAGAGTTTATTCAATATTTGAGAGAACATAATTTCTCTGCATTAACACCATTGCCTTCACTGAACGGTCAACTGATTGAAATTATCAAAACTGAGTGGGGGACGTATTTTGCAAGCGTATTTGAAAGAGTAGAAGGAGTTCCGATAGAAGATACAGACTTAAATGACAATATCATTTTTGTATATGGCAAGACACTGGGAACTTTGCACAGGCTGGCTTCAGATTTCAGACCATCCGTAAAAAAGTGGACTTATGAAGATGTGCTGGAATGGATAGAAAAAGAACTTGGTTTATATGGTGCACAGACTGCCGCGATGAATGAATACATAGAAGTGAAAAACCTTCTTGAAACACTTCCGAAAAACAAGAAAAATTTTGGATTAGTACATTACGATTTTGAACCGGATAATATTTTTTATGATGTAGAAACTGAGACATGTAACGTTATTGATTTTGAAGATGGGATATATCACTGGTTTGCTCTGGATATAGAGCAGGTATTCGATTCATTAGCAGAATTCATGGATGAGGAAAGAGTTGCTGTAGCCAGAAAAATGTTTTTGAATGGTTATTGTACAGAGTTTGAGATCTCAAGTGATATGTTAGCACTTTTACCTGTGTTCAGAAGATTTATTGATTTGTATAGCTATACAAGAATCATGCATTCCACAAGCGAGATACTGGATAACGAGCCGGATTGGTTGAATAAAATCAAAGAAAAGCTAAATTGGAAGAAGAATAGTATTTTAGCAAAATGGAGCTGA
- a CDS encoding phosphoadenosine phosphosulfate reductase family protein: MILNHFFESPVRASMQQKKEKYQTSNSQKQKRNGSNRKGQQPREKRAEHKVRDFKEKVSPGRNASHKRSSGPEKRSDMAFSKKKPYTRFEYEDDYIYWCRKCNLPLTGEECGGCGGKGEILHLTQPADVRLCSPYEREVLTEQLLSAFGCDPLGDRLVLLNKIPGEDKTDEVLVDGFIFGVLRFELSEMDYSFEPSLQGAKILLKSAEGRKVKLKKTNRHLNGKNVEAGLIESFAGNIKAGDFVLVTAGNLSGYGVSYIDGTDFAARNPEKPGTSSGTGVQPEVRVKAEPAPSPETGTKILRVRKVDNSEVFLHPKTPDLRVCIEANKKHLQALGKNAINTIRGIVSRNEYRELPVYVSFSGGKDSLVVLDLTRAALKQREFKAFFLNTGIEFPETVKFARDLCREMKVPLEEMSSGSAFWEQVEKFGPPAKDFRWCCKVCKLASAGDLETGKGACALPGEEGRQKNGNTIAYLTIDGKRKHESFSRARIAASETNPFVPAQLNIFPIRDWRALEVWLYIHWRGLSYNPLYDQGFERVGCWLCPSALAAEYSRVKVLHPEMHARWNTFLLEWAKKRRLSEKFVEHGFWRWKELPPKMLKLAEELGISVLAEEKAETFEIEVVGGISPCKAGGFSVEAGVKGIREKEAADFINMLGKTVYAEELGMLLVRTKNGTVKFFSNGNLLVSSETKEKAVNLFKETAKQFVRLSRCTGCGICEKACPVDAITIKEGKPHVSEACIRCGKCTDSCVVTRYFEKIVPGLDEKLKV; the protein is encoded by the coding sequence ATGATACTTAACCATTTCTTCGAATCACCGGTCAGGGCTTCCATGCAGCAGAAAAAAGAAAAATACCAGACTTCCAATTCACAAAAACAAAAAAGAAACGGTTCGAACAGAAAGGGGCAGCAGCCCAGGGAAAAAAGGGCAGAACACAAAGTACGGGATTTCAAAGAAAAAGTATCTCCCGGAAGGAATGCCTCTCACAAAAGGAGCTCAGGCCCTGAAAAACGTTCTGATATGGCTTTTTCAAAGAAAAAACCTTATACACGTTTCGAGTATGAAGATGACTATATTTACTGGTGCAGGAAGTGCAACCTGCCTCTCACAGGGGAAGAGTGCGGGGGTTGTGGTGGGAAAGGCGAAATACTTCATCTTACCCAGCCGGCAGATGTCAGGCTCTGTTCTCCCTACGAACGGGAAGTCCTGACAGAGCAGCTACTTTCAGCCTTCGGCTGCGACCCTCTGGGAGACCGACTTGTGCTCCTTAACAAAATCCCCGGAGAAGACAAAACCGACGAGGTTCTTGTAGACGGCTTCATTTTCGGCGTGCTCCGTTTTGAACTTTCGGAAATGGACTACAGCTTTGAACCTTCCCTTCAGGGGGCAAAGATCCTCCTCAAGTCGGCTGAAGGCAGAAAAGTCAAGCTCAAGAAGACAAACCGGCACCTTAACGGAAAAAACGTGGAAGCAGGGCTTATAGAATCTTTTGCCGGAAACATTAAAGCAGGGGATTTTGTCCTCGTGACTGCGGGCAACCTGAGCGGGTACGGAGTTTCTTACATTGATGGCACGGATTTTGCAGCCCGGAACCCGGAAAAGCCCGGAACCTCATCAGGGACCGGAGTACAACCTGAAGTTCGAGTGAAGGCCGAGCCCGCACCCTCACCCGAAACCGGCACAAAAATCCTCAGGGTCAGAAAGGTTGACAACAGTGAAGTATTCCTGCACCCCAAAACCCCGGATTTGAGGGTATGCATAGAAGCTAACAAAAAACATCTGCAGGCCCTGGGAAAAAATGCCATCAATACCATCCGGGGGATTGTTTCCAGAAATGAGTACCGGGAGTTACCTGTATATGTATCTTTCAGCGGGGGAAAAGATAGCCTTGTTGTGCTCGACCTTACAAGAGCTGCCCTCAAGCAGAGGGAGTTTAAGGCTTTTTTCCTGAACACGGGGATCGAATTTCCGGAGACTGTGAAGTTTGCCCGGGACTTATGCCGCGAAATGAAAGTCCCGCTTGAAGAAATGAGTTCAGGCTCAGCTTTCTGGGAGCAGGTAGAAAAGTTCGGGCCTCCTGCAAAGGATTTCCGCTGGTGCTGCAAGGTCTGCAAGCTGGCTTCGGCAGGAGACCTGGAAACAGGAAAAGGCGCATGTGCCCTGCCAGGAGAGGAGGGCAGGCAGAAAAATGGGAACACAATTGCCTACCTGACAATAGATGGCAAGCGAAAGCATGAATCATTTTCCAGGGCAAGGATTGCGGCAAGTGAGACAAACCCCTTTGTCCCGGCGCAGCTCAATATCTTTCCTATCCGGGACTGGCGGGCGTTGGAGGTCTGGCTCTATATCCACTGGCGGGGACTATCCTACAACCCGCTCTACGACCAGGGCTTTGAGAGAGTGGGGTGCTGGCTCTGCCCTTCTGCCCTTGCTGCCGAATATTCGCGGGTAAAAGTGCTGCACCCTGAGATGCATGCCCGGTGGAATACTTTCCTGCTCGAGTGGGCAAAAAAGCGCAGGCTTTCGGAAAAGTTTGTGGAACACGGGTTCTGGCGCTGGAAAGAACTGCCTCCGAAAATGTTGAAGCTGGCAGAGGAACTTGGAATCTCGGTTCTTGCGGAAGAAAAGGCCGAAACCTTTGAAATTGAGGTTGTGGGAGGAATTTCCCCCTGCAAAGCAGGAGGCTTTTCTGTTGAGGCAGGAGTTAAGGGCATCAGGGAAAAAGAAGCTGCGGATTTCATTAACATGCTTGGAAAGACTGTTTATGCGGAAGAGCTGGGCATGCTACTTGTCAGAACCAAAAACGGGACCGTGAAGTTTTTCTCAAACGGAAATCTACTCGTAAGTTCGGAAACAAAGGAAAAAGCAGTCAACCTCTTTAAAGAGACTGCAAAACAGTTCGTAAGGCTTTCCCGCTGCACAGGCTGCGGAATCTGTGAAAAAGCCTGTCCGGTCGATGCGATCACAATTAAGGAAGGAAAGCCTCATGTAAGTGAGGCCTGTATTAGGTGTGGAAAATGCACGGATTCCTGTGTGGTAACCAGGTATTTTGAAAAAATTGTTCCAGGGCTGGATGAAAAACTAAAGGTTTGA
- a CDS encoding RimK/LysX family protein has translation MVNMDNGEDANMDAEEIRAIFRFSALEKNLISSFGIQGDLFLPFLLSLKAGGSWSYATEEAKSIAVKDVITYYDEENRAGYTLEKIYLFINPEIIKGEGVIFRLEKCGERKERELVERPYRITLRAKRMLLAEVNPGLKEIRIRELNKKKILLKGTPAYSAAHELEHLEKGEVKGTPIWTFEYIKDQ, from the coding sequence ATGGTGAATATGGATAATGGAGAAGATGCAAATATGGATGCTGAAGAAATTCGGGCAATCTTCAGATTTTCAGCCCTTGAAAAAAATCTGATTTCCAGCTTTGGAATCCAGGGAGATCTGTTTCTTCCTTTTCTACTTTCACTGAAAGCGGGAGGCTCGTGGAGTTACGCCACCGAAGAGGCAAAAAGCATTGCAGTAAAGGACGTAATCACCTATTATGATGAGGAAAACAGAGCCGGCTATACACTGGAAAAGATATATCTTTTTATCAATCCCGAAATCATAAAAGGGGAAGGAGTAATCTTCAGGCTGGAGAAATGCGGGGAAAGAAAAGAAAGAGAACTGGTCGAACGCCCTTACCGCATAACCCTCCGGGCAAAAAGGATGCTACTTGCAGAGGTAAATCCTGGCCTGAAGGAGATCCGAATCAGGGAACTGAACAAAAAAAAGATATTACTGAAAGGCACTCCGGCATATAGCGCAGCTCATGAGCTGGAACACCTTGAAAAGGGAGAAGTAAAAGGGACTCCGATCTGGACCTTTGAATATATTAAAGACCAGTAA
- a CDS encoding TetR/AcrR family transcriptional regulator: protein MKEIREQEKEQRRNYILDAAEKLFFSRGYDGVSMDDIANEVEFNKATLYLYFKNKESLFFTVVLRGKRILNSMVEEGIKNCKTSIEVLDTIGKEYF from the coding sequence ATGAAAGAAATAAGGGAGCAGGAAAAAGAGCAGAGACGCAATTATATTCTTGACGCGGCGGAAAAATTGTTTTTCTCCAGGGGTTATGATGGCGTTTCAATGGACGATATCGCAAACGAGGTAGAATTCAACAAAGCGACACTTTATCTTTATTTTAAGAATAAAGAGTCGCTTTTTTTCACTGTTGTCCTGCGCGGAAAAAGAATCCTGAATTCCATGGTTGAAGAAGGTATTAAAAATTGCAAAACAAGCATCGAGGTCCTGGACACGATTGGAAAAGAGTACTTTTAG